TTAAAAAGGCTGGGCTGGCtttcctctgcttgaagaccaagATGACTGTGGGACTGCACTGGCACTACTGCCTTGGCACTGGGCAGCAAACTTGAAGTGCACTGGTCAAGCAAAGAGCTGCCTCTAGAAAACTGTTTTTGCACCCCATCCCAGGCAAGTTGCTACTGCCCACCTCTGTTCCAAGATGGCAGACCTGAACCGGCAATTGCAAGAATACTTGGCCCAGTCTAAGGGGGGCAGTGGCTCAACAGTTCCATCTGCATCTCAGAGCCCACCGCAGGATAAAACAGTGGAGTCTGGGTCTGGCTTTGGAGCTTGGTTTGGTCAGATGAACCCTTTCCCTGCAACAGGAACATGGCCTTGGGCAGCTGAGCCAGAGCCAGACCCATGGCTGCCAACAGGTCTGTCTCGCTGGCAGCGCCTGGTGGGAAGCGCCTTGTGTCTGTTGCTGGCTGTTCTCTGCTTCGGCCTTGCTGCCCTTTATGGCTCACTGCTGCTGCTCAGAAAATTTGCGCTGCTTTGGTCCCTGGGCTCAGCCTTTGCGCTGGGTGCTGCTGCCTTCCTGCGAGGCCCGAGTCGTCTCCTGGGCGAACCTGATCGCCGTGGCCTGGCCCTTCTTTACTTGGGCTCTGTGGGTGGCACCCTGTATGCTGCCCTTGGTCTCCGGAGCACCTTGCTAACCACTCTGGGTGCTGGCATCCAGTTGGTGGCTGGTGGTGCTTAtttgctggcctctctgcctggtGGTGCCGCAGGACTGCGCTACATTGGTGGGTTCTTAACTGGTTTTGTGCAGCGGCGTGTGTCGAAAACACTCCCAGTGTGAGGGCAGTTGTTGAGCAGAGCTCTCTGTTGGATGAGTGCCTATGGGAGAAGAAAGCTGATGTCTGCAAGTCCTAAGACTTGCACTAAACCTAGTGCATATGGCACAGGATGCCAACCCAAAAATTAATGAAAGAAAAACATGCTATTCTTCCTTACATAGACATGGTTGTCTCAGTTCCAGAAACGTTTCCATGGTTTGTCTGACTTAGCAAAAGCAAATTTGTATCATATATTTTTGTCCTTTAAAAGCCTATTGCATATGATTTCTCTCTGGTAGATTAAAGGGCATGGGGACTGTTATCACAAATCGTGATTCCATACCAGTTCCTCTAAGTACCTGGGtttgtaacattaaaaaaaacagtattctgAATAACATTCTTCTTTAATAGCCCTCCGTAATTGTCTGTGGCCCGTAAGTATTCATTGGCCAATCTAAATTTGGTACACACCAGACACAATTTTTAAGGAACTTTATAGCATCTTATTAGAAAAACGTTAAGGCACTAATATCTAATATTGAAGATAATCTCATTAATCCAGGATTTGTATCAAAAGATtctacaacttttaaaaaatatgaacaaAAT
This Paroedura picta isolate Pp20150507F chromosome 11, Ppicta_v3.0, whole genome shotgun sequence DNA region includes the following protein-coding sequences:
- the SFT2D3 gene encoding vesicle transport protein SFT2C; amino-acid sequence: MADLNRQLQEYLAQSKGGSGSTVPSASQSPPQDKTVESGSGFGAWFGQMNPFPATGTWPWAAEPEPDPWLPTGLSRWQRLVGSALCLLLAVLCFGLAALYGSLLLLRKFALLWSLGSAFALGAAAFLRGPSRLLGEPDRRGLALLYLGSVGGTLYAALGLRSTLLTTLGAGIQLVAGGAYLLASLPGGAAGLRYIGGFLTGFVQRRVSKTLPV